One Oryza glaberrima chromosome 11, OglaRS2, whole genome shotgun sequence genomic region harbors:
- the LOC127754999 gene encoding probable LRR receptor-like serine/threonine-protein kinase At4g36180, with amino-acid sequence MRMVAARRPRALMLLAAVLLVAVPVAAATLHPVDYLALQAVRRALSDMPGSRFFASWDFTGDPCGFAGVSCSGDGRVVTLALGDPRAGAPGLSGALPTAALARLSELASLSLVPGRVSGELPPAVAALPSLRFLALAGNLLSGDLPATFSPMLRTVDLSKNSFSGRIPPSLLLIRSLRTLVLSHNSLSGEIPKLVSSPLVHLDLRNNRLTGGVPPLPATLVYLSLAGNRFSGRVGGVLRRLPRLSFLDLGGNWFSGEVPGEVFSFRISYLQLRKNAFSGELRPSGRVPAGATVDLSHNALSGRVPAELAPAAAVYLNGNKFAGQVPREIAAAAEGGRMRVLFLQDNFLTGIGVGGVPASAAVCAHMNCVAPPPPVVAACPAKGGRGRRRPPSQCGGRRR; translated from the coding sequence ATGCGCATGGTGGCCGCGCGGCGCCCGCGGGCGCTaatgctgctcgccgccgtcctcctcgtgGCGGtgcccgtggcggcggcgacgctgcaCCCGGTGGACTACCTGGCGCTGCAGGCGGTGCGGCGCGCGCTGTCGGACATGCCGGGGTCGAGGTTCTTCGCGTCGTGGGACTTCACCGGCGACCCCTGCGGGTTCGCGGGCGTGTCGTGCTCGGGCGACGGCCGCGTCGTCACCCTGGCGCTCGGCGACCCGCGCGCGGGGGCGCCGGGGCTGTCCGGCgcgctccccaccgccgcgctgGCGCGGCTCTCCGAGCTCGCGTCGCTGTCGCTCGTCCCCGGGCGCGTGTCCGGGGAGCTcccccccgccgtcgccgcgctcccGTCGCTCCGGTTCCTGGCGCTCGCCGGGAACCtcctctccggcgacctccCCGCCACGTTCTCCCCCATGCTCCGCACCGTCGACCTCAGCAAGAACTCATTCTCCGGCAGGATACCGCCGTCGCTGCTCCTCATCCGGAGCCTCCGGACGCTCGTCCTCTCCCACAACTCCCTCTCCGGCGAGATTCCCAAGCTGGTGAGCTCCCCGTTGGTCCATCTCGACCTCAGGAACAACCGCCTCACCGGCGGCgtcccgccgctgccggcgacgcTCGTGTACCTGTCCCTCGCCGGGAACAGGTTCTccggccgcgtcggcggcgtgctCCGGAGGCTCCCGAGGCTCTCGTTCCTTGACCTCGGCGGCAACTGGTTCTCCGGCGAGGTCCCCGGCGAGGTGTTCTCCTTCCGGATCAGCTACCTGCAGCTCCGCAAGAACGcgttctccggcgagctccggccatCGGGGCGGGTGCCAGCCGGCGCCACGGTGGACCTCAGCCACAACGCGCTGTCCGGGCGCGTCCCCGCCGagctggcgccggcggcggcggtgtaccTGAACGGGAACAAGTTCGCCGGCCAGGTGCCGCGGGagatcgccgcggcggcggagggcggccgGATGCGGGTGCTCTTCTTGCAGGACAACTTCCTGACCGGCATCGGCGTGGGCGGCGtcccggcgagcgccgccgtgTGCGCCCACATGAActgcgtggcgccgccgccgccggtggtggcggcgtgccCGGCGAAGGGCGGCAggggtcgccgccggccgccgtcgcagtgcggcggccggaggcggtga